The sequence GGTGACTTGATCGCTTGCTCGATGGCAGCGCGCGTGATCTCGTGAAAGACCATGCGCTTCACGGGCACCGTGGGACGGAGCACCTCGAGCAAGTGCCAGGCGATGGACTCGCCCTCGCGATCTTCATCGGTCGCGAGCAGGAGCTCGTCGGAGGACCGCAACAAGGACCTCAGCTTCGTGATGGTCTTCTTCTTGTCCGCGTCGACCACGTACAGCGGACGGAAGTCGTTATCGACATCCACCCCGAGCTTTGCCCACGGCGCCTTGCGGTGCTTGGCGGGCACATCCGCCGCGCGACGAGGCAGGTCGCGAATGTGGCCGATCGATGATTCTACGATGTAGCGTTTGCCCAAGAAGGCGGAGATGGTGCGCGCCTTGGCAGGCGACTCTACGATCACGAGCGATTTGGTCACGCGCATGAAGTACGGCGTTCCACCCCCGGATGTCAAACCACCGCGTCGCCTCATGCAACCCAAGTTACGCGCCGCGAGCATGCATCCCCACCAAATCCTACACGGCCTACGGCCGTGCGACCCGAAGAGCTTCGAGCGGTCCGTGGTGCTTTCACGCCCACGCCTGGAAACGATCGCCGGCAACGACCGATATGTTGGTCAAGCTCATCCTTGGGCTCCCTGTCGCCTCGGGCAGCCCAGCAGCCCGGAACGAATTTCCGGGCCCCAGCTGGACGCAGCCCTGCCGGCGTGTCAGGCCCGCGACCACGACCACCAGCGCCGAGGCCACCGTGACACGCCGAGTGCTCATCGTTACCCCGACCTACAACGAACGCGACAACCTCGAGCCGTTCGTGCGTGCGGCCCTTGCTGCTCTGTCGCATGCCTGCGTCCTGGTCGTGGACGATGCTTCTCCGGACGGAACCGGACGGCTCGCGGATACGATGGCAGCGCAGGACAGCCGCGTGAAGGTCATCCACCGAGCCGGCAAGCGGGGTCTCGGAAGCGCCTATCTGGATGGCTTTCGCTGGGCTCTCGGGCGCGACTTTGACGTCATCGTCCAAATGGATACCGACATGTCTCATGACCCCGCCTATCTTCCGGAGTTGCTGGCCCGGATCGAGGACGGGACCGACGTCGTGCTCGGCTCGCGCAACGTGAGGGGCGGCGGCATCGAGGGCTGGGGACTGGGCAGGCATGCCCTTTCCAAAGGCGGCAGCCTCTATAGCCGCCTGGTATTGGGAGTAGGTATCCGAGATCTCACAACCGGCTTCAAGGCCTTCAGGCGCGAGGTCTTGGAGCGCATCGATCTCGAGAGCGTGCGCTCGGAAGGGTATGCGTTTCAGATCGAGCTCACCTATCGAGCGCTGCACCACGGCTTTCGGGTCGTTGAAGTGCCTATCACCTTCGTGGATCGTCGCGTTGGGCAGAGCAAGATGTCACGCAAGGTGTTCATGGAAGCCGTGTGGATGGTGTGGGCTCTGCGGTTCGAGCAGCTCCGCGGCAAACGCTAGTCGGTTCCTGTCCAGAATCGCGCCGGGCCGGCTTTCGTCCTCGAAAGAACCCTCGCCCCGGCATCGATCCCAGACAGGCGTGCGTCCCGACACGCTCACCTGGTCGTGGCAGGCAGGCTGCCGCTGGGAGCCAGCGGATGATAGGCTAGCCCTCTTCTCGCCGGTCGCAGCGCAGGGCGGTCCGGTTCGGGTCCTTGGTGACAAGGCACTGGTATCCTGCATCCCAATCTCGCACGTACTTCAGCGGCCCTTGACGCCGCTCGAGCCAGCGGCCGTGCTTTCGACTTTCTTCTTGAAATGGCTCTGCACTGCATCGAAAACTGCATCGAAAACTGCATCGAAATTGAACCGCGCCGGCGTAGATTCGCCGGCCGAGCGACGCCAATCGCTCGCAGATTCATGTACGAAATCAGGGATCCAGGACACGAGCGACATGAGTAGGGATCTCGAGATTGCCACCATCCGCCGCCGCTTTCCGGCGCTGAGTCGGACGCAGGACGGCCAGAGTGTCGCGTTCTTCGACGGCCCGGCGGGCTCGCAGGTGCCCGCGGCGGTGGCCGATGCCGTGCGCGACTATCTGCTGCAGACCAACGCCAATACACACGGCGCTTTTTCGACCTCGCGTGCAACCGACAAGATCGTGCGCGATGCGGCTGTTGCGGTCGCGGACTTCATCGGCGCAAGCCAGGAGGCTCGCGCGCACGAGCTCATCGTGTTTGGGCAAAACATGACTTCGCTGACGTTCGCCTTCAGCAGGGCGCTGGCGCAGACCTGGAAGCCCGGTGATGAGATCATCGTGTCTCGTCTCGACCACGATGCCAACATCACACCGTGGGTCTTGGCTGCGAAGGATCGAGGCGTGACCGTTCATCGCATCGACGTGCGTTCCGAGGATTGCACCCTGAGGCTGGACCAGCTCTCCGACCGGCTGTGCGATAGGACACGCCTGCTAGCCGTCGGTGCAGCTTCCAACGCGACGGGTACCATCAATCCGATCGCGCGCATCGCCAAGATGGTGCATGGGGTGGGTGGGCAGCTGTTCGTGGACGCGGTGCACTACGCACCTCATCGCTTGATCGATGTCGCGGCATGGGGTTGCGACTACCTGGTGTGTTCCGCGTACAAGTTCTTTGGCCCACACGTGGGCATGCTATGGGGCCGGCGCCCGCTGATGGCGAGCCTGCCGGCCTACCAGGTTCGCCCTGCGGGCGACGCGACCCCGGGCCGCTGGACCACAGGTACACAGAGCTTCGAGGCGATCGCGGGCACCAAAGCCGCGATCGACTATCTCGCCGAGATCGGTGGTGTCAACGTCTCGAGCCATCCCCAAGGGCGGCGCTCGGGCCTCGTGCACGCCTACGAACGCATCGTGGATCATGAAACGCGCCTTGCCGAGCGATTGCTGCGGGGGCTGCGCGCCGATCCGGCGATCACGGTATACGGTATCAGCGAGCCCGAGCGCCGGACCGAGCGCTGCCCGACCGTAGCCTTTACGCACAGTCGTCACACGCCTCGCGTGGTGGCTGAGAAGCTGGCGGCTCAGGGCATCTACGCCTGGAGCGGGAACCTCTATGCCTTCGAGCTGAGCGAGGCGCTCGGTCTCGAGCCCGAGGGCATGGTTCGGGTGGGCATCCTGCACTACAACACGGCTTCCGAGGTCGAGCGTCTGCTCGACGCTGTGCGGGCATTGTAGTGTCCGTCTCGCCGTGCCGATTCCGGGCTGCATGCCGATTCCGGGTTGGCGCAGGTGCCGCTGCCGTGGTCGGTATCGCTGGTGGCTGCGTGGCTTGCGACTCGTTTGGAGCCGAAACGCTGCCCGCTGCCAGCGTCTCGCAGGCGCCGGCGGCGAGGCCGAGCGGGTCCGACCCCGAACCGGAACCGCGCCTGGTCCTGCAAGAGCCGGCGGACCCCGACGAAGCCTGCGTGCGGCTGCTGCTGACCGCCTACCGGGGGGCTGCGCTCGCCAGCGATACGGTCGTGCGCTCCAAGCAGGCAGCGCGCGCGCGCGCGCAACAATTGCTGGCCACGCTCGAGCGCAGCCCTCGGCAATTCGCGCAGCTCGCGCGTGAACATTCGGATGCCCCATCGAGCTCTCTTCGCGGCGGAGTCGTCGGCACCTTTAGACGGGACGGCTGGCCCGCGTTGCACGAGACCCTCAGACGGCCCGTCTTCGCGCTGAAGGTGCATGAGGTGGGTGGGCTGCTAGAAGCGCCCTATGGGTTCGCCATCGTGCAGCGCTGTCGGGTGGACAAGGCACACGGCCGCCACGTACTGATACGCTACAAGGGGGCTAAACGCGCCGATCGCAGGGTGAGACGCAGCAAGGCCGGCGCGAGAGAGATCGCAGAGCAATTGCACACGAAG is a genomic window of Pseudomonadota bacterium containing:
- a CDS encoding polyprenol monophosphomannose synthase — translated: MTRRVLIVTPTYNERDNLEPFVRAALAALSHACVLVVDDASPDGTGRLADTMAAQDSRVKVIHRAGKRGLGSAYLDGFRWALGRDFDVIVQMDTDMSHDPAYLPELLARIEDGTDVVLGSRNVRGGGIEGWGLGRHALSKGGSLYSRLVLGVGIRDLTTGFKAFRREVLERIDLESVRSEGYAFQIELTYRALHHGFRVVEVPITFVDRRVGQSKMSRKVFMEAVWMVWALRFEQLRGKR
- a CDS encoding cysteine desulfurase-like protein; protein product: MSRDLEIATIRRRFPALSRTQDGQSVAFFDGPAGSQVPAAVADAVRDYLLQTNANTHGAFSTSRATDKIVRDAAVAVADFIGASQEARAHELIVFGQNMTSLTFAFSRALAQTWKPGDEIIVSRLDHDANITPWVLAAKDRGVTVHRIDVRSEDCTLRLDQLSDRLCDRTRLLAVGAASNATGTINPIARIAKMVHGVGGQLFVDAVHYAPHRLIDVAAWGCDYLVCSAYKFFGPHVGMLWGRRPLMASLPAYQVRPAGDATPGRWTTGTQSFEAIAGTKAAIDYLAEIGGVNVSSHPQGRRSGLVHAYERIVDHETRLAERLLRGLRADPAITVYGISEPERRTERCPTVAFTHSRHTPRVVAEKLAAQGIYAWSGNLYAFELSEALGLEPEGMVRVGILHYNTASEVERLLDAVRAL
- a CDS encoding peptidylprolyl isomerase, whose product is MVGIAGGCVACDSFGAETLPAASVSQAPAARPSGSDPEPEPRLVLQEPADPDEACVRLLLTAYRGAALASDTVVRSKQAARARAQQLLATLERSPRQFAQLAREHSDAPSSSLRGGVVGTFRRDGWPALHETLRRPVFALKVHEVGGLLEAPYGFAIVQRCRVDKAHGRHVLIRYKGAKRADRRVRRSKAGAREIAEQLHTKLSEGADFERVARKHSEDASAERGGDIGPQGRGRLALPFEEALFALEPGELSPVVESEYGFHIIQRLPLP